A region of the Perognathus longimembris pacificus isolate PPM17 chromosome 7, ASM2315922v1, whole genome shotgun sequence genome:
TAATATTGGAAGCATGAGAAATAATACATAAAGGCtacctaacttctttttttttcagttacagCAATAATTTATTCTGAAATGTTCACTTAGTTTCTGTTGAGACACAGTCCATGTCTCGTTAATAAAAGAGTAGCCACCTCGTAAAGGCTACCTACTTTCTTTCTGAAGTAAAAATGTTTGACAATTGATTGTGATTATGTTTGCACATGTCTGAATAGCCCCCAAACCATTGCATTCTGCTTTGGTTTTCTTTAGTTAGGAAGCAGTACTAGGGCTAAAACTCAAGAGTTTTTGTGTGTCCTTGTTATTTACAGTAGCACAGAGGTGCATATAAGTACTCATCAGGAAATAAATGGATAAGAGCATATATTcatgcaataaaaatattaatgaagtGAATTACCTATACATGTATAACATGGATAAACTTGGAAAACATCGTATATAATAaacaagagattaaaaaaagactaaaagcaaaagagTATAGGATTTCATTTAATCAAAATAATCAGAATACAGAAAGCAGATTAGTAGTTCCCAGAACCTTAGAGCAGGGGTGAAAAGGGTAAGTACTGCATTTACTTGCAGTGATGAGAAAGTTCTGGAACCAGATAGTGGTGATGTTTGCATTACTTTTGGATGTACTTAAAGCTACTGAACTGTATACTTTAACATTGGTAAAATGGtaaattttgtgttttctgtgttttatcacaataaaaaaggaacttgattttattttgtagtttatGTAATTAAAAACATTTGAGAGAGCTTTTACAATATAAATGTGAATTCTTAGCTTTTACGGGTTTATTGTActtttctattttcatgtttAGTCAAGATTATTTCAGTGTTTGCTATAGTGTGTGTGGTATGTTTGATGGCTTCAGGTAGTTAAAGATATTACTTAGAGTAAGGATAACAAAATGAGAGGATTTAGAGAAAAATATGTAGCTTGAAAAGCAAATATGGCAAAATTCACAATGCATTAGGATGTTTCACAAATACTACGTAGTTCAGGAAATACTGGGTAGCTTCACATTGAAGTGAAGTTCAGGTTACATTATTACCACTTATACCCTGTGTATCTGTGCTTTATAAACTGGTACTTGGAAAGGGAGAGTAGAAAAATTCCTTTTagttttgacttttttcttctattttagcaAAAACTGATcctaaaaatgaagaagaagaaaagcgaCGAATTGAGGCccgaagagagaaacaaaggcgtaggagagaaaaaaacagtGAGAAATACGGTGATGGTTACAGGTTTGTATTTAGTAGAGTCAAAAAACTGGGCTCTGATGAAAAAATAGTTTTCTAAGCCAGTTAGAGTGACATgttcctataattccagcactcaggctcAGGCCAGAGGATTGATATTTCAAGGCTAGACTGGGCTATATACATattaagatcctatctcaaaaaaagtttcatagaaaaggcaaataaatgaAACATGATTAGAATTTGAATATCTTGTAAGATAAATTAAACTGGTTTTTTGAATAAGGATATGTAAGAAATGTACTAATCTAAGTTTTATTATATGTAATtacaacttggaaaaaaattctattacTACTACAACTCCAAGAATATAAAATGCACAGAAATAGtaattgttaaaaatgaaaacttgaagaaaaccgtaatcttgagatctgaaaagTCTTGGGTATTATGCATAAGTTTTTTCCAACCCAGGTTCCAAGAAGAATTCTGAAGATGAGTAAAGTGTGTAGAACTGGCTTTTTCAGACATTAAAACCATTGAAAGATTGTAAtggggttcagtggtagagcatattGCACTAAGGAAAACGAGTGATAGATTAAATCTGACATTTTTTGCCTATAAACACAGTGCTCATTATGTTAAGAATGTAACTAATAATGATACATATAAAACCGTTTGGTCACACAACTAAGAAAAACACTATACATATATTAAACAgtgaatgtatttttcttttaaattcagtTTGTGTAGCAGAAAAAGTGAAATATTTCTTCTAGGTAAGCAAAGCTTTATCTTTAAAAGATAGAATATAGAACTGAAAGTCTTCATGGTGATCTTTTTAAGTGTTGGGTTTATTTGTTTAAACAGGAAAGTTTGTTATTACTCAGTCTTGAAATATAAATTAGATTTGTTCACATTAAATGTAGTAACAAAATTGTATCTCAATTCCTAGATTTCTTTGTTTGGTCTTTGATTTTAGTCTCTTAGGTATCCATGTGTAATTGTTGCATTAAGCTTTCTGGTTTGTTATGCCTAATTTTCTGGGATTTGAGAGTCAATAGAACTAACCACCCTAGGGATTAATCTATAAAGAGAAGTTCTGATTTTAGGGAGGTCTCCTGTTTTGAGTTCTATTTATACCTCCCTCATTTCCCGTAATTCCTTCTTTTGTCAGAGGTAATGAGCATAGTTACTAAACATGTTTCATTCAGTGTGTAGAAGGCTGAAGATGATTTTGCTTTGTAAGATTACTTTTTTCATTAAAACTATAGGTGTCAGTATGATTTAAGCATGTTGATAAAATAAATGTTGCAatttgggaaaaatgaaaatttctgtGAGCTGTTGTCTTCATGACTTCGGTTATAAACCTTACCTACTGGACAGAATGTCAATTTAGTTAAACATTGTCATTTTAGGATAAGAATTCTTTGAAATATACTATAATTATTTTAGACATTTTCTTCTCTGatgctgggttttgaactcaggaccttgagcatactaggcaagtgctctatcactaagtTACATCCCAACCCTGCCTGTAATTATTTTAGTTTACCAGAGCAGTTTTATGTTGGGAGGACTAGAGATGGTAAATAACTATTGTGATATATCCTCTAATATTTTAGTGCTTTCAACATAACTAAGAGAATGAAAATGTGACTATGTATATAAACTTAAggaagcctgagcaggaaaggatGGATGTGTTAGCGGTGTACACAAACAGCAGTACATGGGAAACACTGACAAAAATAGTACAAAAgtacatcctttaaaaaaaaaattagcttacattagttacatGGGAGTGGGAAATGGGAAAgacttcattgttacatttccacacatgcttccaatatattccaatcaatcaTGAGTAGAAACTTCTAAGTGCAGGTGAATGTGAGAAGTCTTATTAGTGGAATTAGTGCTTAGCCTATTTAGAAATTGGAGGATTGTAGGAGGAGTTATAAGTGGCAGCCCAGGTAGATTGCATGGCTTGAGGTTAAGGCAGAGAGATACACATATTTTACTGATGAAAATGAGAAGCTATGTAGATTAAAGTGACTGTAGTGGGTTTAAAAGTATACTGTCAAACATTTAAGGAAGACATACCACAGGCAAGATACTGTtaaaggtaaaaaacaaaacccaaaacagtgGCAATTAAGGCAGTTCCTAGATGGTTGCtgaaatcttttgtttttcttgtatcaaGTATTGGACTCAGTGGCTTCACACTAGCTTGGCTTActccctcaaggctggctctcttctacttgaaccatacctccaccctagatttttgctagttaattagagatgaaataaATGTCTTGTACATTTTTGCCTGAGTTGACTTTGAAACACCATCATCCAGatcctagcctcttgagtagctaattaCAAAGTGTACGCCACCAGCACAAGGTGCCAAAATAATTTTGACTTTGTGTTTTGAGCCTTTAGGTGTCAGTGAAACAGATGAACAATACTATACTAGTAGCAATAATAATATTTACTCTGTGTTAGGAGTTGTTTTAAGCACGTTTGTATGTTCATACTTAAATGCTTAAGACATCtctgaggattcttttttttttttggccagtgctggggcttgggactcagggtctgagcactgtccctggtttctttttgctcaaggctagcactctaccacttgagccacagcaccccttctggccttttctatatatgtggtactgagaaatcaagcccagtgcttcatgtgtgtgaggcaagcactctaccactaggccatattcccagccctctctgaagattctttttggagtaatAATAAGAGAAAATTGAGGCCAGAGAGGTAAAGTGACTTGTTCTAGGTCACAAAAGAGAGCTGGGATATAAACCAAGTAAGAACTCATACTCTCAACAAGGAAAACAAACCTAATAACATTGCAAGGAGTTACttggaaaaataaagagaatgaaatCAGGAACCAGATAGAAGACTCATAattcaaggaaaaagaaactagaaACAGGTGAATTCATTCTGTTTTGGCTTTGAGTTTCTAAATATGTACATTTGTCcagttattattcatttattagcTACCCTGAAGTTATTAGTGGTGGAGCTTATTCTTGCctgacctagggcttgaactcagggcttgggcactgtccctgagactttatgttctaggctagtgttctatcacttcagccacagtgccacttttggctttttctgagtagtttattggagataagagactcagggactttcttgcctgagctggcttcaaactctgatcctcagatcttagctgccTTTAATTACCCCAAAATTCCATGGGAGTTGTCCATGATTTCTGTTGACCTACCTGACTTTGTTGATGATGTTATGGTAAACTTGAGGAGAGTATAAAGTAAGTTGTAGAACTTTGGGGCCAGGTATTTCTTGATATTTACTCTCTTTAATTGGTATTGTGCTTTTTATATCCCAAACCTTGAAGGTGGGCCAGCAATACAAAGTGGTACAATGACTGCCATCCAAAtatgtacttatttatatataacattttatttataatatatataaaatatgtattttttttctgagttaaaTTAAACTTAATCCAGAAAAGGACGGAAGAAATAATTATTCTGGTAAAATTAGATTAGATTCAGTTGTATAGTCTTATTAGCTCTTAAGTGAATAAGGTGATACTTAATGAAGAACTTTTTTCTTGTAGAATGGCATTTACATGTTCATTTTGTAAATTTCGAACCTTTGAAGAAAAAGATATTGAGCTGCATCTGGAAAGTTCTTCACACAAGGAAACATTAGATCATATTCAGAAACAAACCAAATTTGATAAAATAGTTATGGACTTTTTGCATGTAAGTGGCTGTTTTTCAAGTAAGAAACATctgaatttatttcatttttcacaaTTTCCTATCTTTTGTACTCTTTCAGAAAATTTAACAATCAGCttctcatttaaagaaaaatttaaaattagcaCAGAATTAGATCTGAATTCTTATGGAATTTGAatttgttatttttgaaaaataaagtttccGAGAAGTGTCAAAAAGAGTTCCTGTAACAACTTGATGTGCATCCATTGAGAACCCATATGTCTTGGATTGTActtagtatttgattttcttacAGCTGTCTGTAGCAactcatttttattgttactaaagGATCATTCTCAGAGCAGCCAAAGAACTTGTTAGTAAGTGGCAGTGTGAATATAGAACCAGAAAGACTTGGGTTTGTTTAGTGTCTTTCATATTATCAATTAAGTAGATTTTCTTGAAGACAACAGGCACTACTTTTAGTAACCCCACAGTAATGGGAAATAGAACATAAACACAGATAAACAGATGGTACATTTAGATAAAGATGCCGAGAATACAGAAATACTCCAGAATAGAATCTTGGACAAGGGGAAGATAATTGGGACTGGGAATGCTAACAGAAGAGGCTTCAGCTAGTCTGCTAATTGTACGTAAAACTAATTTGGGCAAAGGAGAGAAAACTATTAGGTTAGAAAAGTACAATGATCTTTTAGACCTTTATATAGTTGTAGAATTATGTTTTGATGAAAATTGCTTCTTATAATTTCTTTCCTTACTGGGCTCATATGGTTGTCAATTGTGACTTAAATACCTGTTGGCTTGACTGTTCAGCTCTTTGATATTTCTCTGACTAAAATACATTTTGGAATGTCAGTACTTTTTAGTTTCCTAGTATGTTTTGATAGTTTTTTCAATTAAATTATAAGCGCCTTGTGAACAGACATTAGTTCTTGTAGAGCAGAGGAAGGTATGGTAATACCTTCCTTAGGGTGAATGGTGGTGAATATATATTTGAGTGTTCATTGGaaacaatttcattctttatattttgtgttctaggaatgtatggTGAATAAATTCAAGAAAACATCTATTCGTAAGCAACAGACAAATAATCAAACAGAAGttgttaaaataatagaaaaagatGTCATGGAAGGTGAGTAGTCAGATTGTTTTAcaaatttatatatgcatatatacacatgtatatgtgtatatatcataaCCTTATGTTTGTCATCAGCCTAGTTGTCTTAATCCCTTTTGTACTTTTGTAATAttttgtgcttgtttgtttgcttgtttgtttttttgtgctgtgtactagggcttgaacttggggtttggatgctgttcctgagctcttttgctagcactcaacacttgagctacaactccacttggctttttgtggttaattagagatcagaatctctcagacttttcctgcctaggctggctttgaaaaatgatcctcagatctcagcctcctgagtagctaggactatagccaTCTGCCACTGGCATCCAGGAATGTGCTTTTCCTTCCTTACCAGTAATCTTTTGTTTgcttgtatgcatgcatgtatgtatgtatgtatgtatgtatgtatgtatgtatgtatgtatgttgatgtggggcttgaactctgggcctaggcactgtccctcagctttccggttttctgggttcattagagataaaagagtctcatggacttctgtgcccaggctggctttgaactgagatcctcagatctcagcctcctgagtagttaggattacaggcatgagccaccagcttgtatttattttttaattaatcagTTTTAGTGGTGCTGGTGATTGgatttagggcctcacacttgctaggcaagctctgtaCTACTTAGATTTAGTCCTTTAGAATTTACTGTTTTCTAGTTCTCTGTCATTAGCCTTGTTATTATTTCtccttacatttctttctgatgAGTTCATTTATTTAACAGAGCTTAAAGTAACACCTCTGTGGGTTATATATAGATCTGTATCTCTGGTACACATCTGTGTTCTGAACTCTTAAGTCTCATTCAGCTGCCTACTGCCTACTTTAAATATTTAAGCAGACCTCTCTATATTGCATTTGTTTACATCCTTATCTGTTCTTTTAacaattgtagtattttctaacTAGTCTTTTAGGCTTTCTTATTTCTAATCCTACTCTATGATCCTATTACATTAGGAGTTTTCAGAGGCTTCTTTATCCTCCACAGGATAGAGTTCAAAATTCCTTGTCATGACATGCAAAGCAtttaaagaaattgttttataGGTGCTGTACAGCAAGGTTAATGTTAACATATATCAGGTGGTGTGTACATTtcattccttttgcttagtatcagctattccttcctctcattccttccctcccatcaccacccttaagttgcttagttcactttcatcaatgtccagtgcattTGATAGACTcctctgctgtactttttcacctgCTTTCCATTGATTCTGTGCCCTCTCTCACCACTTATGAGGTAAAaaatagagtcatctaaaaatgataagacaaattaagaagagaTCCGCTATTTTTTAATGACTTAGGCTCATTATTTTTGTTCTCATCTCTTGTTTCTCCTTTGTAGTTAATGCCCCAGCCACATTGAGTTAATTAATTTCCAGAAAATTCTGTATTCTCTTTCAGATCCTTCCCTTGCATGCTACTTTATGTCTTTCATATTTCTGTTTGTAGTAAACCTTGATCATTGTTTACTAGTTCCAGCATAACGTTTACTCCTTGTGAATCTAATTTTGACATCTTTTCACCTCTTCCTATGAAATTTATAATCATAAAAACTCGTAATTTACTACAAAATCAGCATTTTTCTTCATATTACATTTTTTGGTAGCTAGTCTTGGGCCTAAGAGTCTGAGTCTATAACATTAGGAAAAACTGTGTAATTTTACTTTCAATCTGAACCAGCTATACATTTCTTAAAAACCTGTGTATGCCAATTTATGAGTTATAGTAGAAGAACTCAACATAAATCTATGTtctctgacactttttttttttttttttggtcaatgtggagcttgaactctgggcctgagtgctgtccctctgcttttcagctcaaggctagtactctaccactttaagccataatgccagttctagttttctggtggttagctagagataagaggcccatggacttttcctgcctgggctggctttgaaccgcgatcctcagatctcagcctcctgagtagctagggttacaggcgtgagccaccacagagcctgggcactgtccctgacctattttgcaggtatgagccaccgacacctggcTTCTCTGATACTTTTTAGAGAAGCATCATCAATTATCATGAAAACTAGCAGTAGAACTTGATTTGTGGAAATAAGAATATGTGGCTCTCacttgggcatggtggctcatctCTAATGCCAACTACTTTgaagtagagataggaggattgttgttcaaagccagcctgggcaaagttagaTTAAGacactttataaagaaaaaactaATCTGGGTACAGAGGCTCAcactgtaaccctagcaactcaggaggtaaATCAAGAGGACtacagtttgagactagcctgaatAAAAACCAAATCCTGGTTGATGACAGGTGGCATGCCCCCTATGTGGAACATGCATCCCAAGTCTGTGTGACTTATAAGTAGGATTACAGTTCAGGCTAGGTAGGCAAAAAGTgggaccctatttgaaaaaacaaattaCTCCCACTAAAGCTGGGGTATGTAGTTTATAcagtagagcacctgactagcaagcacaaggtcttgagttcaaaccccagtactaccaaaaatccCCCAAACGGACTAGgatatgactcaggtggtagagcctgaGCTCTACAAGAAGTATGAGGTCTTGAGTTAAGTCTCTTATTACTGCAAAGCAAAGCAACAAAAAGGACATACAGATCATTTGTTTAGTAATTGTGTTTTTCTTATAGGCGTTACAGCAGATGACCACATGATGAAAGTAGAGACTGTTCACTGCAGTGCCTGCAGCGTGTATATCCCTGCGTTACATAGTTCAGTTCAGCAGCACCTCAAATCTCCCGATCATATCAAGGGGAAGCAGGTAAATGTTCATAAAATTCTAGAATTACATTAATCTGTTATCCTTTATCTATTTCATACCTACTTACATATAGCCCTCTTAATCACATGTATTTACTCATATGCAGTCATACAAATAGTGTTAAGATCATTGGTCCTTGAGCAGACCTTTCTGAGTTTGAATTCTTGTTTAGTATATAGCACATGCAAagcaagtaaattaatttttttgtttccttatttgtaaGATAAAGATGGACAGTAATTCTTGTGTGTTTAGATACGTTAGATTAACATGTAAGGCCACTTAAAATAGAGCCTAGTAACAGTAAACATTTAGGAAAACATAGCTATTGTTGAACTGCTTTTGTTATTACTGTTTTAAGATTTTACTATTTAAGATTGTTATATAAAACAGTTTTAGGAGTATGTGTTTTAGAACAAAAATGAAGTAACTTGATTTGCTTACATTTGattaattttccttttggttgggaaaaaaattaaaactaagatTACCAGTAACTATTGTTACATCTTGGTGTAGGAGCTCCTTGCAAAGTATACTAACTAGCATATTTCTGCTCATATTGGCTAATTTTATTTAGTCAGGTTTACTTCAAATAACACAGTTTTTTATATTGTGGAAAATTATTTCATCTAAAAAGAAGATTTAATGATTCATATATTAAAGCTTTGAGAATACCTGACTCTTAAGTTCATATTTTATATCGAAGTGAATCTCATTTAATTTCAACTTCTTGAACACTTGGAGCTTGTATTATCTTGACATCCTTGTGGCAATAGaaatttcctttcctcctttgtaTAATATTAGTCTTTCAATAACTATAACCTAAAAAACCACTATTTTTGCagtatgaaatattttttttgatAGCGTGAAATTTAATGTATGGTTTTGGGGAGGTATATGTATAGATTAGAAAGGAAGGGAACAACTGTGTAGTAGACAGAGTTACAGTGTTTGATGGCTGTGTTTTACTGAATGTTTTATGATTGTTCAATGTTTTAAACTGTAGGTGATGTAAATTGCTGTTGCAATAGACCTGTGGCTAATTTACCACAAATGTTGCTTAAACATAAGGATTTGAACCTTAAATTTtgtcttaataaaacattttaattgaatGGCTTTCCTAGTACCTTCAGtgcgttttgtttttttgtaggcctataaggaacaaataaaaagagaaagtgtCTTAACTGCAACAAGCATTTTAAACAATCCAATATTGAAGTCACGATATGAACGTTTTGTTAAGGTAAGATTTTAGGacaattttaaagaaaggaaatactGTAGTACTTTAATAATTACATGGGACATATTTTTTgtgatatttatttaaatataatgtaACATGCTGGAAAATTTTAGTTAAAGTCTTGCATACATGGAGCATATCTttttccttgagaaaaaagaTTGAGGTTGAGATGAGGAGAAGCAGAAAATGATTGAGGTTGAGATGAGGAGAA
Encoded here:
- the LOC125355530 gene encoding DBIRD complex subunit ZNF326-like isoform X2; amino-acid sequence: MGDFGSIHRPGIVVDYQNKPTNVTVATARGIKRKMVQPFNKPGGAFIKKPKLAKPMEKMSLSKSPTKTDPKNEEEEKRRIEARREKQRRRREKNSEKYGDGYRMAFTCSFCKFRTFEEKDIELHLESSSHKETLDHIQKQTKFDKIVMDFLHECMVNKFKKTSIRKQQTNNQTEVVKIIEKDVMEGVTADDHMMKVETVHCSACSVYIPALHSSVQQHLKSPDHIKGKQAYKEQIKRESVLTATSILNNPILKSRYERFVKGENPFEIQDHSQDQQIEGDEEDEEKIDEHIEEEEDEEEAGEAEGVEEAEEAGEAEGAEGEGEAEGGEEGGPEGEEGGPEGEEGVAGEVEGAGEPEVDEGAAKEPVDFPVDQPEEN